One window of Jannaschia sp. CCS1 genomic DNA carries:
- a CDS encoding nuclear transport factor 2 family protein, whose amino-acid sequence MIPEYTQFARDWEAGWNAHDLDRIMAHYTEDVVFRSRKAVPHLGIGELRGKTQLRAYWSAALKQQPDLTFHVESILGGHDMMVIVYRNHREVLAAETVFFAANGLVEMASACHEDRADPAPYRITVDLWAVAGQEDAFAAFEQRALAAMARYGGKVIAINKPKTGPTERHVLQFPTRSAFDAYRNGPEATAQKADRVRCVAHTEINEVDPTQDGSEQ is encoded by the coding sequence ATGATCCCCGAATACACACAGTTCGCCCGTGACTGGGAAGCCGGTTGGAACGCGCATGACCTCGACCGCATCATGGCGCACTACACTGAGGATGTCGTGTTTCGGTCCCGCAAAGCGGTCCCACATCTTGGTATCGGAGAGCTACGCGGCAAGACACAATTGCGCGCCTATTGGTCAGCTGCATTGAAGCAGCAGCCAGATCTGACGTTTCATGTGGAAAGCATCCTCGGCGGACACGACATGATGGTGATTGTATATCGCAATCACCGCGAAGTCCTCGCTGCCGAAACGGTCTTCTTTGCGGCCAACGGGTTGGTCGAGATGGCCTCTGCCTGCCATGAAGACCGGGCCGATCCCGCCCCATACCGGATCACCGTCGACCTTTGGGCTGTCGCGGGACAAGAAGATGCCTTTGCCGCATTCGAACAAAGGGCGCTCGCAGCGATGGCACGCTATGGCGGAAAAGTAATTGCGATCAACAAGCCAAAGACAGGCCCGACTGAAAGGCATGTGCTGCAATTCCCGACACGCTCTGCGTTCGATGCGTATCGAAACGGCCCTGAGGCGACCGCACAAAAGGCGGACCGCGTGCGGTGTGTCGCCCATACGGAGATTAATGAAGTAGACCCGACGCAGGATGGTTCAGAACAATGA
- a CDS encoding TetR/AcrR family transcriptional regulator: protein MTNAAERFAQLPSEKRDRLLDPAEAEFIDRGYDAASLNRVLSNAGMSKGQAYHYITGKSDLYLWVCKRRFLPLLEQAESCLRFDQGAEFWSVVEGCSAALVEKLEADPALSSLARGVYDSAAASTVLVPLAERVDALLNRAIDAGRSADVIRDDLPRDMVRDMLKGAAISLDRWFARFGPTLDPTEAEHATHGALEMLRNMVAPVEGGRDATDA from the coding sequence ATGACGAATGCGGCCGAACGCTTTGCGCAGCTACCCTCTGAAAAAAGGGACAGACTTCTAGACCCCGCGGAAGCAGAATTCATTGATCGCGGGTATGATGCGGCGTCTTTGAATCGTGTCTTGTCCAACGCTGGGATGAGCAAGGGTCAGGCCTACCACTACATCACCGGCAAGTCCGACCTGTACCTTTGGGTTTGCAAACGTCGCTTTCTGCCGCTGCTGGAGCAGGCTGAATCCTGCCTTCGCTTCGATCAGGGGGCTGAATTCTGGTCGGTGGTCGAGGGATGCAGCGCGGCCTTGGTTGAAAAGTTGGAGGCGGACCCTGCGCTGTCGTCATTGGCGCGCGGAGTGTACGATAGTGCGGCGGCGTCCACAGTCCTTGTCCCCTTGGCTGAAAGGGTAGATGCGCTGCTGAACCGGGCGATAGATGCGGGGCGCAGCGCCGACGTTATACGCGACGACCTGCCTCGGGACATGGTGCGCGACATGCTTAAGGGGGCTGCGATTAGTCTCGACCGATGGTTTGCACGCTTTGGCCCGACGTTGGACCCGACCGAGGCTGAGCACGCGACGCACGGCGCGCTTGAAATGTTGAGGAACATGGTTGCCCCGGTTGAAGGAGGAAGGGACGCGACCGATGCTTGA
- a CDS encoding DUF4336 domain-containing protein has translation MLEELSENVWIAEGTCVSFHGFHGFHGFHGFHGFHGFQYPTRSVVVRLKSGAMWVWSPVKFDQDLADEIESLGTITHLVSPNKIHHLFLADWSSHVPTAKIWGPRSTVNKRRDLVFQPALDHLPPRDWAEDFEQFHVKGSLAMDEILFLHKQSNTLILADFSEHFSDQFLQRHWQPWQRRIGQFWGITEGRGFAPLDWRLSFLNRSHLRTLKQQLLDRQVDHVVMAHGEIARTDGHRFLQRSLAWI, from the coding sequence ATGCTTGAGGAACTTTCAGAAAATGTTTGGATCGCGGAAGGAACATGCGTCAGTTTTCACGGTTTTCACGGTTTTCACGGTTTTCACGGTTTTCACGGTTTTCACGGTTTTCAATATCCCACCAGAAGCGTCGTTGTGCGATTGAAAAGTGGTGCGATGTGGGTGTGGTCCCCGGTCAAGTTCGACCAGGATCTGGCGGATGAGATCGAGAGCCTTGGAACGATCACGCATCTGGTCAGCCCAAACAAGATCCATCACTTGTTTCTGGCAGACTGGTCGTCGCACGTCCCGACGGCGAAGATCTGGGGACCGAGGTCAACAGTCAATAAGCGTCGCGATCTCGTATTCCAACCGGCTCTGGATCACCTACCACCAAGGGACTGGGCCGAGGATTTCGAGCAGTTCCATGTCAAAGGCTCTTTGGCCATGGACGAGATCCTGTTTCTGCACAAACAATCAAATACGCTTATTCTGGCCGACTTTTCGGAACATTTTTCAGACCAGTTCCTGCAACGTCACTGGCAGCCGTGGCAGCGCCGGATCGGTCAGTTTTGGGGCATCACGGAGGGGCGTGGCTTCGCACCTCTGGATTGGCGACTTTCCTTTCTCAATCGCTCACATCTGAGAACGCTGAAGCAACAATTGCTGGACCGTCAGGTGGATCATGTGGTTATGGCGCACGGAGAAATTGCCCGGACAGATGGACATCGCTTCCTTCAGCGCAGCCTTGCTTGGATCTAG